A stretch of Phoenix dactylifera cultivar Barhee BC4 unplaced genomic scaffold, palm_55x_up_171113_PBpolish2nd_filt_p 001635F, whole genome shotgun sequence DNA encodes these proteins:
- the LOC103724337 gene encoding uncharacterized protein LOC103724337: MASSPPLVLLLRPPNAALSLCLRLCFSPQNPSFPCSSLDASSFRRGWVGAKRPRDTIGSRGTWLCGYLRGNRVKCNWGNQHRDEAILFGPEEENGVQVPTQAQSVVEGSSTVVVSEYKPIPDIDYLQELLAIQQEGPRAIGFFGTRNMGFMHQQLIEILSYAMVITKNHIFTSGASGTNAAVIRGALRAEKPESLTVILPQSLKMQPPESQELLSKVKNLIEKPENDHLPLIEASRLCNMDILSKVQQVICFAFHDSRLLMETCQEAKNLRKIVTLFYLD; the protein is encoded by the exons AtggcttcttctcctcccctgGTTCTTCTCCTGCGGCCCCCAAACGCGGCGCTCTCTCTTTGCCTCCGCCTTTGCTTCAGCCCTCAAAACCCTAGCTTTCCCTGCTCCTCTCTCGATGCTTCTTCCTTCCGTAGGGGATGGGTTGGAGCCAAGAGACCTCGCGACACCATCGGTTCGAGAGGCACG TGGCTTTGCGGATATTTGAGAGGAAACAGAGTCAAATGTAATTGGGGGAATCAACATAGGGATGAGGCAATATTGTTTGGGCCTGAAGAGGAGAATGGGGTCCAAGTTCCTACACAAGCTCAGTCTGTTGTTGAAGGCTCGAGCACAGTTGTTGTATCAGAGTACAAGCCCATACCTGATATCGATTATCTGCAG GAATTATTAGCCATTCAACAAGAAGGACCTAGAGCAATCGGTTTCTTTGGGACACGTAATATGGGATTCATGCATCAGCAGCTTATTGAGATTCTAAGTTATGCTATGGTGATAACG aaaaatcatattttcactTCAGGAGCATCTGGGACCAATGCAGCTGTTATCAGAGGTGCTCTAAGGGCAGAGAAGCCAGAGTCGCTTACTGTAATCTTGCCCCAAAGCCTGAAAATGCAACCACCAGAGAGCCAGGAATTATTGTCTAAA GTCAAAAATCTGATTGAGAAACCTGAGAATGATCATCTGCCATTGATTGAAGCTAGCAG GCTCTGCAACATGGACATTCTCTCAAAGGTACAGCAAGTCATCTGTTTTGCATTTCATGATAGCAGATTGCTCATGGAGACCTGCCAGGAGGCAAAGAATCTTCGAAAAATTGTTACTCTCTTTTACTTGGATTGA
- the LOC103724338 gene encoding endoglucanase 12-like has product MHSGNHWGGTFEIHVDPVTDDEHGRSMDLDRAAVSRQQLDETQQSWLLEPQDSSKKKDEYVDLGCVVCKRKVVGWIMWTALVAFVVIGIPIIIAKSLPKHKEKELPPDQYTMALHKALLFFNAQKSGRLPKNNGISWRGNSGLKDGFDQPDIEGGLVGGYYDAGDNIKFHFPMAYSMTLLSWSVIEYSHKYKAIGEYNHIRELIKWGTDYLLKTFNSSATTIDKIYSQVGEATNSSTAPDDHYCWMRPEDMDYPRRTQVANSAPDLGGEIAAALAAASIVFRDDAAYSKKLIRGAATVYKFARGMGRRTPYSRGNPYIEPFYNSTGYWDEYMWSAAWMYYATGNSSYMSFATDPRLPRNAKAFMRITDLGVLSWDNKLPAAMLLLTRFRMFLNPGYPYEESLRGYHNATGLNMCSGFKEFKVFNWSRGGLVQLNHGRPQSLQYTAAMSFLASLFADYMDAANVPGWYCGPYYFSTTSLRSFAASQVTYILGDNPEKMSYVVGYGENYPKHVHHRGASIPDNGVKYSCAAGWKWFHAKSPNPNVIAGAMVGGPDRFDVFKDARQNYGYTEPTLAGNAGLVAALVSLTSSGGAGVDKNAMFSAVPPLFPAAPPPPPPWRP; this is encoded by the exons ATGCACTCCGGGAACCATTGGGGTGGCACGTTCGAGATTCATGTCGACCCTGTCACCGATGACGAGCACGGCCGCAGCATGGATTTGGACCGAGCGGCGGTGTCGCGGCAGCAGCTGGACGAGACGCAGCAGAGCTGGCTGCTCGAGCCGCAGGACAGCAGCAAGAAGAAGGACGAGTATGTCGACTTGGGCTGCGTCGTCTGCAAGCGCAAGGTGGTGGGATGGATCATGTGGACTGCTTTGGTTGCATTTGTTGTCATCGGCATACCCATCATCATCGCGAAGTCATTACCGAAGCACAAGGAGAAGGAGCTGCCACCGGACCAGTACACCATGGCCCTCCACAAGGCCCTCCTCTTCTTCAATGCACAGAAAT CTGGTCGCTTGCCAAAGAACAATGGGATTTCTTGGCGTGGAAATTCTGGCCTCAAAGATGGCTTCGATCAACCGGATATTGAGGGTGGGCTTGTCGGAGGATACTATGATGCCGGGGACAATATAAAATTTCACTTCCCCATGGCCTACTCCATGACACTCCTGAGTTGGTCAGTGATAGAATACAGTCATAAATACAAAGCAATTGGAGAGTACAACCACATCAGAGAACTTATAAAATGGGGGACTGATTACTTGCTTAAAACCTTCAATTCTTCTGCCACAACCATTGACAAAATCTATAGCCAG GTTGGCGAGGCAACAAATTCCTCGACCGCACCAGACGATCACTACTGCTGGATGAGGCCTGAAGACATGGACTACCCCCGAAGAACACAAGTTGCCAATTCTGCACCAGACTTAGGAGGCGAGATCGCTGCTGCACTTGCTGCTGCCTCCATTGTATTCCGCGACGACGCCGCCTACTCCAAGAAGCTCATCAGAGGCGCAGCAACAGTTTACAAGTTTGCGAGGGGAATGGGTCGCCGGACTCCCTACTCCCGGGGGAACCCATACATTGAGCCCTTCTACAACTCAACAGGTTACTGGGATGAGTACATGTGGAGTGCTGCATGGATGTACTACGCCACTGGAAACAGCAGCTACATGAGCTTTGCAACTGATCCAAGGTTGCCGAGGAATGCCAAGGCCTTCATGCGGATCACAGACCTTGGGGTTCTCAGCTGGGACAACAAGCTCCCAGCTGCCATGCTACTTTTAACAAGGTTCAGGATGTTCTTGAACCCGGGATACCCTTATGAGGAGTCTCTCAGAGGATACCATAATGCCACAGGGCTCAATATGTGCTCAGGTTTTAAGGAATTCAAAGTCTTCAACTGGAGCCGAG GTGGACTAGTCCAACTGAACCATGGGCGGCCTCAGTCATTACAGTATACGGCGGCCATGTCGTTCCTGGCTTCCCTCTTTGCCGACTACATGGACGCCGCCAATGTCCCCGGCTGGTATTGCGGGCCCTACTACTTCTCCACCACCTCCCTCCGGAGCTTCGCTGCCTCTCAG GTGACCTACATCTTAGGAGACAACCCAGAGAAGATGAGTTACGTGGTGGGTTATGGCGAGAACTACCCGAAGCACGTCCACCACCGCGGCGCGTCCATCCCCGACAACGGCGTCAAGTACTCATGCGCCGCCGGGTGGAAGTGGTTCCACGCCAAATCGCCCAATCCCAATGTGATCGCCGGCGCCATGGTCGGCGGCCCTGACCGTTTTGACGTCTTCAAGGACGCGAGGCAGAACTACGGCTACACTGAGCCCACACTCGCCGGCAATGCAGGCCTCGTCGCAGCACTCGTGTCGCTGACGAGCAGCGGCGGCGCCGGCGTCGACAAGAACGCCATGTTCTCGGCTGTGCCACCGCTCTTCCCGGCAGCACCACCCCCTCCACCACCATGGAGGCCATAA